The following are from one region of the Periophthalmus magnuspinnatus isolate fPerMag1 chromosome 5, fPerMag1.2.pri, whole genome shotgun sequence genome:
- the cse1l gene encoding exportin-2, which yields MELNNANLQSLTEFLRKTLDPDPAVRRPAEKFLESVEGNQNYPLLLLTLLEKSQDGVIRVCAAVTFKNYIKRNWRIVEDEPNKISDADRTAIKANIVNLMLSSPEQIQKQLSDAISIIGREDFPQKWPDLLTEMVNRFGSGDFHIINGVLRTAHSLFKRYRHEFKSNELWTEIKLVLDTFALPLTNLFKATIELCQTHATDINALKVLFSSLTLICKLFYSLNFQDLPEFFEDNMETWMTNFHALLTIDNKLLQTDDEEEAGLLELLKSQICDNAALYAQKYDEEFQPYLPRFVTAIWNLLVSTGQEVKYDLLVSNAIQFLASVCERPHYKHLFEDQNTLTSICEKVIVPNMEFRSADEEAFEDNSEEYIRRDLEGSDIDTRRRAACDLVRGLCKYFEGPVTAIFSGYVSSMLTEFAKNPGTNWKHKDAAIYLVTSLASKAQTQKHGITQANELVNLTEFFVNHILPDLKSPNVNEFPVLKADAIKYAMIFRSQLPKEHLIQAIPLLIAHLQAESTVQHTYAAHALERLFTMRGPNNSTLISPAEMAPFTEQLLNNLFKALAFPASSENEYIMKAIMRSFSLLQEAIVPYIPTLIGQLTQKLLLVSKNPSKPHFNHYLFESLCLSVRITCKANPATVSSFEEALFPVFTEILQNDVQEFLPYVFQVMSLLLEIHSNTIPDSYMALFPHLLQPVLWERTGNIPPLVRLLQAYLEKGGVSIASNAADKIPGLLGVFQKLIASKANDHQGFYLLNSIIEHMPPEALTQYRKQIFILLFQRLQSSKTTKFIKSFLVFVNLYGVKYGAIALQEIFDDIQPKMFGMVLEKIVIPEVQKVSGSVEKKICAVGITKILTECPAMMDTDYTKLWTPLLQALIGLFELPEDDSIPDDEHFIDIEDTPGYQTAFSQLAFAGKKEHDPIGNAVGNPKIHLAQSLHKLSTACPGRVPSMISTSLNAEALQYLQGYLQAATVQLV from the exons ATGGAACTGAATAATGCTAATCTACAAAGTCTGACCGAGTTTCTCAGGAAAACACTTGACCCAGATCCTGCAGTCAGGCGCCCCG CTGAAAAGTTTCTTGAGTCCGTGGAAGGAAACCAGAATTATCCTTTGTTACTGCTCACATTACTGGAAAAGTCCCAGGACGGAGTGATCCGTGTCTGTGCTGCAGTGACATTCAAGAATTATATCAAAAGGAATTGGCGGATT GTTGAAGATGAGCCCAACAAAATCTCCGATGCAGACAGAACTGCAATCAAGGCCAACATTGTTAATCTCATGCTCAGTAGCCCAGAGCAAATTCAAAAACAG TTAAGTGATGCCATCAGCATCATTGGACGGGAGGATTTTCCTCAAAAATGGCCTGACCTCTTGACAGAGATGGTAAATCGCTTTGGAAGTGGAGACTTTCACATTATTAATGGAGTACTACGAACTGCACACTCCCTTTTCAAGAG gtATCGTCATGAGTTTAAGTCTAATGAGCTTTGGACAGAGATTAAATTGGTTCTGGACACATTTGCTCTGCCACTGACAAACCTGTTTAAG GCTACTATTGAATTGTGTCAGACCCATGCTACAGATATTAACGCCTTGAAGGTCCTCTTCTCATCACTCACACTGATCTGTAAGCTCTTCTACAGCCTCAACTTCCAG GACCTTCCAGAGTTTTTTGAGGACAATATGGAGACATGGATGACAAATTTTCATGCGTTACTCACAATAGATAATAAACTTCTTCAAACTGAT gatgaggaggaagcaggACTTTTGGAGCTGCTTAAGTCTCAAATCTGTGATAATGCTGCTCTTTATGCTCAAAAATATGATGAGGAGTTTCAGCCTTACCTCCCACGCTTTGTCACTGCCATCTGGAACCTTTTAGTTTCCACAGGCCAAGAAGTCAAGTATGACCTG CTTGTGAGTAATGCTATCCAGTTCTTGGCATCTGTATGTGAAAGGCCTCACTACAAACATCTATTTGAGGACCAAAATACACTCACCAGCATCTGTGAGAAGGTCATTGTGCCCAACATGGAGTTCAGAA GTGCTGACGAAGAGGCATTTGAAGATAATTCAGAGGAATATATTCGCAGGGACCTTGAAGGATCTG ATATTGACACTCGACGAAGGGCAGCTTGTGACCTGGTGAGAGGTCTGTGTAAATATTTTGAGGGTCCTGTCACAGCAATCTTCTCTGGTTATGTGAGCTCCATGCTCACAGAATTTGCCAAAAATCCTGGAACAAACTGGAAACACAAAGATGCTGCAATTTATTTGGTCACTTCATTGGCATCCAAAGCTCAAACGCAGAAG CATGGGATCACACAGGCTAATGAGTTGGTCAATCTAACAGAGTTCTTTGTGAATCACATCCTCCCAGATTTAAAATCGCCCAATG ttaaTGAGTTCCCAGTATTAAAAGCAGATGCCATCAAGTATGCCATGATTTTTAGAAGTCAG CTTCCCAAGGAGCATCTGATCCAGGCCATTCCTCTGCTCATCGCTCATCTTCAGGCGGAGAGCACAGTACAGCACACCTATGCTGCTCATGCTTTGGAGAGGCTGTTTACTATGAGAGGCCCCAACAACTCCACACT tattagtCCTGCTGAGATGGCACCTTTTACAGAACAACTTCTCAACAACTTGTTCAAGGCGCTGGCTTTTCCTGCATCTTCAGAAAATGAGTATATTATGAAAG CGATCATGCGCAGTTTCTCCCTACTGCAAGAGGCCATAGTCCCCTACATTCCCACATTAATTGGTCAACTCACTCAAAAACTTCTCTTAGTCAGCAAA AATCCCAGCAAGCCTCACTTCAACCACTATCTCTTTGAGTCCTTATGTCTGTCTGTGCGCATCACCTGCAAGGCCAACCCTGCCACTGTGAGCAGCTTTGAGGAGGCACTTTTCCCTGTGTTTACCGAGATCCTCCAGAATGATGTCCAGG AGTTTCTTCCATATGTGTTCCAAGTGATGTCTCTGCTCCTGGAGATTCACTCCAACACGATTCCCGACTCATACATGGCTCTGTTCCCTCACCTGTTGCAGCCGGTGCTCTGGGAACGAACGGGGAACATCCCTCCCCTTGTGCGTCTGCTGCAGGCCTATCTGGAAAAGGGAGGAGTTAGTATTGCCTCCAATGCCGCAGACAAGATT CCTGGGTTGCTTGGTGTTTTTCAAAAACTTATTGCTTCAAAGGCAAATGACCACCAAGGATTTTACCTTCTCAACAGCATCATCGAGCACATGCCTCC TGAGGCTCTTACTCAGTACAGAAAACAAATCTTCATTTTGCTGTTCCAGAGGctccaaagctccaaaacgACCAAATTCATCAAGA GTTTCTTGGTTTTTGTGAACTTGTACGGTGTAAAGTATGGAGCCATTGCCCTTCAGGAGATTTTTGATGACATACAGCCAAA AATGTTTGGGATGGTTTTGGAAAAAATCGTGATTCCAGAGGTGCAGAAGGTTTCTGGATCAGTGGAAAAAAAGATTTGTGCAGTTGGCATTACAAAGATTCTGACTGAATGCCCTGCTATGATGGACACAGATTACACCAAACTTTG GACTCCTCTGCTCCAAGCTCTCATTGGTTTGTTTGAGCTGCCAGAAGACGACAGTATTCCAGACGATGAGCATTTCATTGACATAGAGGACACTCCAGGATATCAGACTGCATTCTCACAGCTGGCCTTCGCAGGGAAGAAAGAACATGACCCAATTGGAAATGCTGTTGGCAATCCCAAAATCCATCTGGCACAATCACTGCACAAACTGTCTACTGCGTGTCCAGGAAGG GTCCCATCTATGATCAGCACCAGCCTGAATGCAGAGGCACTCCAGTACTTGCAGGGATACCTACAGGCTGCCACCGTTCAGCTGGTTTGA
- the LOC117371097 gene encoding LOW QUALITY PROTEIN: retinol dehydrogenase 10-like (The sequence of the model RefSeq protein was modified relative to this genomic sequence to represent the inferred CDS: inserted 1 base in 1 codon; deleted 2 bases in 2 codons), with the protein MLFIVDLLLMLINLTVSILCAVLNTVLRPRLKCIDGELCLITGAGGALGRLFALEFAKEGAHLVLWDCNTAANEQTAKLARELGVQVHAYTVDLSQXQSIYDTADRVRREVGHVTILVNNAGVVAGRRLLDCPDELLERTLLVNCPHCSGMTKTFLPPMKSKNHGHIITVASALGLFSTACVEDYCASKFGAVGFHESLTHELHAENMDGIKTTLVCPYIVDTGMFAGCEIRQELRCLIPPLEPLYTVQQSMEAILSEQQMICIPRLMYIPFLTRALLPWEANVATYRFMGGDKCMLPFIKNTELKMSNGDINQE; encoded by the exons ATGTTGTTCATTGTGGACTTGCTGCTGATGCTGATAAACCTGACCGTGTCCATCCTCTGCGCCGTGCTCAACACTGTGCTCCGACCTAGA CTCAAGTGCATAGACGGAGAGTTGTGCCTCATCACCGGGGCT GGGGGCGCACTGGGTCGCCTCTTTGCTCTGGAGTTCGCCAAAGAAGGGGCGCATTTGGTGCTGTGGGACTGCAACACTGCCGCCAATGAACAGACGGCAAAACTGGCCCGCGAGCTGGGCGTACAGGTGCACGCGTACACCGTGGACCTGTCCC AGCAGAGCATCTATGACACCGCGGACCGAGTGAGGCGCGAGGTGGGACACGTGACTATTTTAGTCAACAATGCTGGAGTGGTGGCAGGGCGGAGGCTGCTGGACTGTCCAGATGAACTTTTGGAGAGGACGCTGTTAGTGAACTGCCCGCACTGTTCTGGG atGACAAAGACCTTTCTGCCTCCGATGAAATCTAAGAACCATGGGCACATCATAACTGTGGCCAGTGCTTTGGGCTTGTTCAGCACAGCCTGTGTAGAG GACTACTGTGCCAGCAAGTTTGGAGCTGTGGGTTTTCATGAGTCCCTGACTCATGAGCTACATGCTGAAAATATGGACGGAATTAAAACAACTTTAGTTTGTCCATATATAGTGGACACTGGGATGTTTGCTGGCTGTGAGATAAG GCAGGAGTTACGGTGTCTAATCCCCCCTCTGGAGCCCCTCTACACAGTGCAACAATCGATGGAAGCCATTCTGTCAGAGCAGCAAATGATTTGCATTCCTCGCCTCATGTACATCCCCTTTCTCACACGAGC GCTGCTACCCTGGGAGGCTAATGTTGCCACTTACCGTTTTATGGGAGGAGACAAATGTATGCTTCCCTTCATCAAGAACACTGAACTGAAGATGTCCAATGGTGATATCAACCAAGAATAG